Within Aspergillus oryzae RIB40 DNA, chromosome 2, the genomic segment ACTTCGaggtcatcaacatcaaggaAAATCTCGACTCGGGGAAACTAAAGAGTAAGTTAGATACCCCGTTCCTTTAAGTAGGTATGGTAAGATCTGACCAAGTAAGCTACATGCATACGACTTTCGTCCTTAGAGGACGACTGTGCAAAGGAGCTAGACCCAGAGGTCGTGGCACCAGCTTTGACTCCAACGCTAACTCCGAATGCTCCGCCACCTCTGTACCCGGCATCGAATTAATTATTTCCCTGTTGAAAAGGTGGTGGGGCTTCTTGTACTCACACAGAGGCTTCGACCGTCGTCTGACTGAAGGCGTTCGACGCCATTGAATCAGCAATTGCACTCTTGGTCTCGAACACTTCAACTCTGGAGCTATCGCAGATTTGAAAACGTGGGATCCGAAAtttgatctggaacaatTAGCCTTGTGGTAAGAATGAAGTCCTGGTGCTAAATGGCAGTGGCATACTTCAGGCTTCTTCGTATTGCCTGGAATATCTTTAGGGGCCTCGAAAGTGACGTCGTAGTCAGGAATGGATCTTTCCTTCAGGGCAAATGCTGGTCAAGGTAACGTCAATAACGATACTTAATCTTCATCTATAAAGCGAAGTTGACCCACCGGTATATCTAGCTCGACTGATGCTAGTAGGGACAGCTATTTTTGAATTGGTATTCCCCCCCTCGAAGAATTTACCGTTGAGCAGGTCGTTGTTTCGCATCACAATTCCCCATTGCCGCTCATTCATATCGGCCGCGTGACTTTACACATCAGCTAGACTAACATGGTAAGAGCAAGAGATCTACTTACGTGTCTGCCTTGCCAGCGGAAGCCTTCCAGTCGTCCTTTTTAATTGAAGATGTGAGCTTGTTCAGAGACGGGTTCAGGAAGGCCATCTGCTGGGACTGTGCTGACATTAGCAAAGTGACCAAGAGGCTGTTGATCAGGATTAAATACCGTTTTGAGGTCAAGCCCTTCCTTCAGAAAGGCAGCTGTGCCATCGTCCATGCCTGTCCAAATCGATTCCTGCTCGCCAGGCGCTATGAAGTAAACGTTGAACGAATCCTAAATTGGTCAGCCTTCGGACATGGTAACAGTTAACGGAACAAGGCCTACCTCCTCCGActccttgttcagcttggTATACACGTCAAAGGTGGTGTCGTCCGGT encodes:
- a CDS encoding uncharacterized protein (predicted protein); its protein translation is MNERQWGIVMRNNDLLNGKFFEGGNTNSKIAVPTSISRARYTAFALKERSIPDYDVTFEAPKDIPGNTKKPEIKFRIPRFQICDSSRVEVFETKSAIADSMASNAFSQTTVEASVGGGAFGVSVGVKAGATTSGSSSFAQSSSKDESRMHVAYLVRSYHTYLKERGI